A stretch of Chelmon rostratus isolate fCheRos1 chromosome 18, fCheRos1.pri, whole genome shotgun sequence DNA encodes these proteins:
- the selenol gene encoding selenoprotein L encodes MAEDVTVSEETLTSSVSQLVSSTKVLLQKAKQEAEDSLESFVPLKITALLGLISAGTQLYKSLGVKKRSEAEAVWQKSYHRAAVREQVEELLELESEWDSFLEGVDEGLQTTDGRPSGGKMADSLSGDIRFTDGRSGKSVTLGQYLDQGQKLLLVLIRHYGULPURDHVAELEAAQAVLKAHSVQVLVVSFGGLEGAQVWLEQTGCSFNMVLDPQRKTYRRFGLGSSYAKVLKFDCLLQYSEYGAVDRDFPDVPPHLLEDIYQMGGDFLLDGAGKVLLCHPCKNPLDRPAVKDILQAADLTKP; translated from the exons ATGGCTGAGGACGTGACTGTCTCCGAGGAGACTCTAACTAGTAGTGTGTCTCAGCTGGTCAGCTCGACCAAAGTCCTTCTGCAGAAAGCCAAGCAGGAAGCTGAAG ACTCCCTGGAGAGTTTTGTCCCACTTAAGATCACCGCTTTACTCGGCCTGATCTCAGCCGGAACACAACTCTACAAAAG CCTcggagtgaagaagaggagcgaAGCTGAGGCAGTCTGGCAGAAGTCATATCA CCGTGCAGCAGTGagggagcaggtggaggaaCTTCTGGAGCTGGAG AGCGAGTGGGACTCCTTCCTGGAGGGAGTGGACGAAGGTCTGCAGACGACCGACGGACGGCCGTCGGGAGGAAAGATGGCCGACAGCCTGAGTGGTGACATCCGGTTCACTGATGGACGGAGTGGAAA GAGTGTGACTCTGGGTCAGTACCTGGATCAGGGTCAGAAGCTGCTGCTTGTTCTCATCAGACATTATGGATGACTGCCGTGACGAGACCACGTGGCTGAGCTGGAGGCCGCTCAG gctgTCCTGAAGGCTCACTCAGTGCAGGTCTTGGTGGTTTCTTTCGGTGGTCTGGAGGGAGCTCAGGTGTGGCTGGAGCAAACTGGATGTAGCTTTAACATGGTGCTGGACCCACAGAGAAAG acaTACCGGAGGTTCGGCCTCGGTTCGTCTTACGCTAAGGTGCTGAAGTTCGACTGTCTGCTGCAGTACTCCGAGTATGGAGCTGTGGACAGAGACTTCCCCGACGTCCCCCCTCACCTTTTAGAAGATATCTACCAG ATGGGAGGTGACTTCCTGCTGGATGGAGCAGGGAAGGTCCTTCTGTGTCACCCGTGTAAAAACCCTCTGGACAGGCCGGCGGTCAAAGACATCCTGCAGGCCGCCGACCTGACAAAGCCGTGA
- the ttc13 gene encoding tetratricopeptide repeat protein 13: MAPASRAVVVVALSLLYLCGETLSSEHFSTLTLFNNELHKQGCSSLSEWEEYAADCESSILQLEDPECEEGSNPPCESVFSLNAEKILNQAKLFIEQKKIPFPVDNHNTNEELAIGYVLISNGLYDEAIKHFSRLLQGDPELVSAIYGRGIAYGKKSLQDIKNADLALYELNRVITLEPNWPEVYEQRAEILSPLGRISEALADLTKAIQLQPSARLYRHRGTLLFISEDYVAAMEDFQQSLELKKNQPIAMLYKGLTFFHRGMLKEAIETFKEALKLKSDFIDAYKSLGQAYRELGDFESAMESFQKALMLNQNHIQSLQLRGMMLYHHGSLQEAIGNFKRCLQLEPYNEVCQYMKGLSHVAMGQFYEGIKAQTKVMLNDPLLGQKASSEYLKVKYLREYSRYLHSHLDIPVAEYNVDQDLPGNFKNHWAKNLPFLIEDYEEQPGLQPHIKDVLPQNFDSYSGEVQKLICTADHLGALMQYDTPGFLPNRRIHRAMGLATLEVMQAMHRTWSNSKVRVNGKTRQMQWRDMFDIAVKWRRIADPDQPVLWLDQMPARSLSRGFNNHINLIRGQIINIRYLAYFDNILDFIKDRILVYHSAYNPRGLLEVRQALENVNKVEDLLPIMKQFNSKTRDGFTVNSKVPSMKDPGKEYDGFTITITGDRVGNMLFSVETQTTEERTQQYQLEVESLYKDLTAKGKALMLSTELGDADAVCNLILSLVYYFCNLMPLSRGSSVVAYSVVMGALMASGKEVIGRIPKGKLVDFEAMTTPSPDSFSKTAKTWMNLKSLPGWYQSLPSVAETFPSSRTMIEVLNTDASSHCPKKS, from the exons ATGGCCCCTGCCAGCCGGGCCGTTGTTGTGGTAGCGCTCTCGCTGCTGTACCTGTGTGGAGAAACCCTCTCCTCCGAGCATTTCTCCACTCTCACTTTGTTCAACAACGAGCTCCACAAGCAGGGATGCAGCTCGCTGTCCGAGTGGGAAGAGTACGCGGCGGACTGCG AGTCCTCAATATTACAGTTGGAAGACCCAGAGTGCGAGGAAGGAAGCAACCCGCCCTGCGAGTCCGTCTTCTCACTGAACGCAGAGAAGATCctg AATCAGGCCAAGCTGTTTATAGAACAGAAGAAAATCCCCTTCCCTGTAGACAACCACAACACGAACGAAGAACTTG CTATAGGCTACGTTCTGATCAGCAACGGCCTTTATGACGAAGCCATCAAACACTTCTCGCGCTTATTACAG GGTGACCCGGAGCTGGTCAGTGCGATCTATGGCCGAGGGATAGCTTACGGGAAGAAGAGCCTACAG GACATCAAGAATGCCGACTTGGCGTTGTACGAGCTCAACCGAGTCATCACTCTTGAGCCCAACTGGCCTGAGGTCTACGAACAGAGAGCGGAG atcCTGTCTCCTCTGGGTCGTATCAGTGAGGCTCTGGCTGATCTGACCAAAGCCATCCAGCTGCAGCCCTCGGCCCGTCTctacagacacagaggaacGCTGCTCTTCATCTCAGAG GACTACGTGGCGGCGATGGAAGACTTCCAGCAGTCTTTAGAGCTGAAGAAGAATCAGCCCATCGCCATGCTGTACAAAGGCCTCACCTTCTTCCACAGAGGGATGCTCAAG GAAGCCATCGAGACGTTCAAAGAGGCGCTGAAGCTGAAGTCTGACTTCATCGACGCCTACAAGAGCCTGGGACAGGCCTACAG aGAGCTGGGTGACTTTGAGTCAGCCATGGAAAGCTTCCAGAAAGCCCTCATGTTGAACCAGAACCACATCCAGTCCCTCCAGCTCCGAGGCATGATGCTGTACCACCACGGCTCTCTGCAGGAGGCCATAGGCAACTTCAAG AGGTGTCTTCAGCTGGAGCCTTACAACGAGGTGTGTCAGTACATGAAGGGGCTCAGCCACGTGGCGATGGGGCAGTTCTACGAGGGCATCAAAGCTCAGACTAAAGTCATGCTGAACGACCCTCTGCTGGGACAGAAGGCCAGCTCCGAATACCTCAAAGTGAAATACCTCAGAG AGTACTCTCGGTACCTGCACTCCCACCTCGACATCCCAGTCGCAGAGTACAACGTGGACCAGGACTTACCCGGAAACTTTAAGAATCACTGGGCCAAGAATCTGCCGTTCCTGATCGAAGATTACGAAGAGCAACCCGGCCTGCAGCCACATATCAA GGACGTGCTGCCACAGAACTTCGACAGCTACAGCGGTGAAGTCCAGAAGCTGATCTGCACAGCCGACCACCTGGGGGCGCTCATGCAGTACGACACCCCCGGTTTCTTACCGAACAGGAGAATACACAGAG CTATGGGCTTAGCGACGCTGGAGGTGATGCAGGCGATGCATCGGACGTGGAGCAACTCCAAAGTGCGAGTCAACGGCAAGACCAGGCAGATGCAGTGGAGAGACATGTTCGACATAGCTGTCAAATGGAGGAG GATCGCGGATCCAGACCAGCCGGTTCTGTGGTTAGACCAGATGCCCGCCAGGAGTCTCAGTCGAGGCTTCAACAATCACATCAATCTCATCAG GGGGCAGATTATCAACATCAGATACCTGGCCTACTTCGACAACATCCTCGACTTCATCAAAGACAGAATACTGGTGTACCACAG cGCGTACAACCCCAGAGGACTCCTGGAGGTCCGTCAGGCTCtggaaaatgtgaataaagttGAAGATCTGCTTCCTATAATGAAG cAGTTCAACAGTAAAACCAGAGATGGCTTCACGGTCAACTCCAAGGTGCCGAGCATGAAGGATCCTGGGAAAGAGTACGACGGtttcaccatcaccatcactggAGACAG GGTGGGCAACATGTTATTCTCCGTGGAGACTCAGACGACAGAGGAGAGGACGCAGCAGTACCAGCTGGAGGTCGAGTCCCTCTACAAAGACCTCACCGCCAAAGGAAAGGCCTTGATGCTGTCTACTGAGCTCGGG GACGCAGACGCTGTGTGTAACCTGATCCTCTCCTTGGTTTATTACTTCTGCAACCTCATGCCCCTCTCCAGAGGGTCCAG TGTGGTGGCTTACTCCGTGGTGATGGGAGCGCTGATGGCCAGCGGGAAAGAGGTCATCGGTCGCATCCCGAAAGGAAAG CTGGTGGATTTTGAAGCCATGACCACGCCCAGTCCAGACAGCTTCAGTAAAACAGCGAAGACGTGGATGAACCTGAAGAG TTTGCCAGGCTGGTACCAGAGTCTTCCATCTGTCGCGGAGACGTTCCCGTCCAGCAGGACGATGATCGAGGTCCTCAACACAGACGCGTCTTCTCACTGTCCGAAGAAGTCTTAA
- the arv1 gene encoding protein ARV1 yields MEKEDFRCVECNEKSSELHRDYSNGILKITICESCQKPVDKYIEYDPVIILIDALLCKTQAFRHILFNTTLNIHWKLCVFCLLCEAYLRWSVLHGSEQSSDPADIIRYTKEWEFYGMFGLAALELAAFCGGVLWFLWVVVGFLQGGTLELGLLLRALLLSCYGKVLLIPAVIWEHDYSPLCLGLIKLFVLTSNSQAIRVILNSSRRLSLMAVCLGLLSETCVAQACRTLPWSLQDMLTFD; encoded by the exons ATGGAGAAAGAAGACTTTAGGTGTGTTGAGTGTAACGAAAAATCATCGGAGTTACACAGGGATTACAGTAACGGCATCCTGAAGATAACCATATGT gAGTCGTGCCAGAAGCCGGTGGACAAGTACATTGAGTATGACCCAGTTATCATCCTGATTGATGCACTTTTGTGCAAGACGCAGGCGTTCAGACACATTCTGTTCAACACAACCTTGAAT atCCActggaagctgtgtgtgttctgcctgCTGTGTGAGGCGTACCTCAGGTGGTCTGTGCTCCATGGCTCCGAGCAGAGCAGCGACCCTGCTGACATCATCAGGTACACCAAGGAGTGGGAGTTCTACGGCATGTTTGGATTGGCCGCCCTCG AGCTGGCGGCGTTCTGCGGCGGCGTGCTGTGGTTCCTCTGGGTGGTGGTGGGCTTCCTGCAGGGCGGGACCCTCGAGCTCGGCCTCCTCCTCAGAGccctgctgctgtcctgctACGGAAAGGTCCTCCTCATCCCCGCCGTGATCTGGGAGCACGACTACTCCCCGCTGTGTCTGGGTCTCATCAAACTGTTTGTGCTCACCTCCAACTCGCAGGCCATCAGAG tgatcctgaacagcagcagacgTCTGTCTTTGATGGCCGTGTGTCTGGGCCTGCTGTCGGAGACCTGCGTCGCTCAGGCCTGTCGAACGCTGCCGTGGAGCCTCCAGGACATGCTGACGTTCGACTGA
- the fam89a gene encoding sprT-like domain-containing protein Spartan: MNGKSANGSVGGMACIEGLPPLPKSLSGLLNSSGGSWREMERMYVKKTMIQDDLSRGRNNADNLLANKPANLDAALALLRKEMVGLRQQDMSLLCQLWSLHESIQEYKGSCQDLSAASSLSMMENGYFDEDDEYYPEPGATPTGEQLDGEVGDGAAAKNGSSGGGKDDSWDSFHVTI; the protein is encoded by the exons ATGAATGGTAAGTCGGCGAACGGTTCGGTGGGGGGAATGGCCTGCATCGAGGGGCTGCCCCCGCTGCCGAAGAGCCTGAGCGGCTTGCTGAACTCGAGCGGGGGCTCctggagagaaatggagaggaTGTACGTGAAGAAAACCATGATCCAGGACGACCTGAGCCGAGGCAGGAACAACGCCGACAACCTGCTGGCGAACAAGCCGGCCAACCTGGACGCCGCCCTGGCTCTTCTGCGGAAAGAGATG GTGGGTTTGCGTCAGCAGGACATGTCCCTGCTCTGCCAGCTGTGGTCGCTCCACGAGTCCATCCAGGAGTACAAGGGCAGCTGCCAGGACCTGAGCGCCGCCTCCAGCCTCAGCATGATGGAGAACGGCTACTTCGACGAGGACGACGAGTATTACCCCGAGCCCGGAGCCACTCCCACCGGGGAGCAGCTGGACGGAGAGGTCGGAGACGGGGCGGCAGCCAAGAATGggagcagcggcggcggcaaAGACGACAGCTGGGACTCCTTTCACGTGACCATCTGA